In Dyadobacter sp. CECT 9275, the following proteins share a genomic window:
- a CDS encoding RagB/SusD family nutrient uptake outer membrane protein, whose amino-acid sequence MKIVRYIVGSYLYLMLFAGLAVWALTGCEDKFLDEKPLASLSSDVVLKSKAGFKNYITALHHAAREEQTLEDNHDYYFTMQSGTDIATTGQEDARPFRSYVTYLNPNANTVVKYWRWAYQLMLVRANTVIVYANKPELKGIWSNEAEKNAIIAEARFFRAYAHNTLANLYGGVPIVDTIYTGPKTDFVRNTRKEVYEFARKDLEFASQYLPATVEKSKEGRIVKAAADHLLTEVYISLGEYDKAVESASKVIDSGLYNLMTTRFGSEKDLPGDVFSDLFKLGNQNRSSGNRESIYVWQFEDLTQGGSGSSGGNSILRGWGPWYINLRDPDGKAGMIIVDSLGRGVGLTRPTTYFLYNLWQNNWTNDIRNSSYNIRRTMYYTNPASKYFGKPVEPKTTRIDTMQNAYPTLRKIEGKTPKSGNNTTGRTFADFMVYRLADTYLLRAEAHTRKGDLLKAAADINVVRARANAKPVTPGEVNIDYILDERARELIVEEPRRRTLIRMGKLVERTRKYNMREDTRSSIQDFHELYPIPQTAIDANFSAKLEQNPGY is encoded by the coding sequence ATGAAAATAGTTAGATATATCGTTGGCAGCTATCTGTATCTGATGCTGTTTGCAGGCTTAGCAGTATGGGCACTGACCGGCTGTGAAGACAAGTTCCTGGATGAAAAACCACTTGCATCGCTGAGCTCTGATGTGGTTTTAAAATCAAAGGCCGGATTTAAAAATTACATTACCGCCCTGCATCACGCGGCAAGGGAAGAGCAGACCCTGGAAGATAACCACGATTATTACTTCACCATGCAAAGCGGTACCGACATCGCTACCACCGGACAGGAGGATGCACGTCCGTTCAGGAGTTATGTGACTTACCTCAACCCCAATGCCAATACGGTGGTAAAATACTGGAGATGGGCCTATCAGCTGATGCTGGTCAGAGCAAATACCGTCATTGTTTATGCCAATAAACCGGAACTGAAAGGTATATGGAGCAATGAAGCCGAAAAAAATGCGATCATTGCGGAGGCCCGTTTTTTTCGGGCTTATGCACACAATACGCTCGCGAACCTGTATGGCGGCGTGCCCATTGTGGATACCATTTATACCGGCCCGAAAACAGACTTTGTAAGAAATACACGCAAGGAGGTATACGAATTTGCCAGAAAAGATCTTGAATTCGCTTCGCAGTATTTACCTGCCACCGTGGAGAAAAGCAAAGAGGGGCGTATCGTAAAAGCCGCGGCAGATCACCTGCTCACTGAAGTTTATATCAGCCTTGGCGAGTACGACAAAGCCGTAGAAAGTGCCTCCAAAGTGATTGATTCGGGGCTTTACAATCTGATGACAACGCGTTTTGGGAGTGAAAAGGATTTGCCGGGCGACGTATTTTCTGACCTTTTCAAACTCGGAAATCAAAACAGAAGTTCTGGCAACAGGGAATCCATCTATGTGTGGCAGTTTGAAGATCTTACACAGGGAGGATCGGGTAGCTCGGGAGGCAACAGCATACTGCGCGGCTGGGGGCCCTGGTATATCAACCTGCGGGATCCTGACGGGAAAGCCGGGATGATCATCGTGGATAGCCTGGGCCGCGGCGTAGGTTTGACAAGGCCGACCACCTATTTTCTGTATAATCTCTGGCAGAACAACTGGACGAACGATATCCGGAACTCAAGCTATAACATCCGCAGGACAATGTATTACACCAATCCGGCGTCCAAATATTTTGGGAAACCGGTTGAGCCAAAAACAACCAGAATTGATACGATGCAGAACGCATATCCAACGCTGAGAAAGATTGAAGGTAAAACGCCTAAGTCAGGAAACAACACTACTGGCCGGACTTTTGCGGATTTCATGGTTTATCGGCTGGCAGATACCTACCTGCTGCGAGCCGAAGCCCACACCCGGAAGGGCGACCTGCTAAAAGCTGCGGCTGACATTAATGTGGTCCGTGCCAGGGCCAACGCGAAACCTGTCACGCCTGGTGAAGTCAATATAGATTATATCCTTGATGAACGTGCACGCGAACTGATAGTCGAGGAGCCGCGCCGCCGTACGCTCATACGGATGGGTAAACTTGTGGAGAGAACCAGGAAATATAATATGCGTGAAGATACCCGCAGCAGTATCCAGGATTTCCATGAATTGTACCCTATTCCCCAAACGGCAATTGACGCTAATTTCAGTGCCAAACTTGAACAAAATCCTGGTTATTGA
- a CDS encoding sialidase family protein, which yields MKFLKSIQVLQASLVIAAAAFLNPSQAQVDLNKADSRRAAAGIILEQPVNDPRIQNRQHEMVSSIAASADGKQLFLVWYTGGKGEGPGNYVTLAVSVDQGKTWKNDQLVIFPKEPTTRFFDPVLWRDKNGTVWLFYAVSMDNKHWDLKEGVNAIPISWSGSKVVYEQPKLISYGVMMNKPVYIPQKNFALFPVSVWQLGTDHSKEPGYIQDGTFIHSFDFKKKNARINTLSAHGSVPVLPDSMRTFDEHQVVQTGNDGNLLCLVRTKKRIYFSKSADYGKSWSKLELFKATGPTTSSRFYIGKLRSGNLLLILNNSTSRNNMTAFISKDGGKTWPEKLLLDSRDKVSYPDADQTEDGVIHVTFDRDRSGAKDILYCNFTEQDVAAGNTSGVFITRVNP from the coding sequence ATGAAATTTTTAAAATCCATCCAAGTACTTCAGGCTTCTTTAGTGATTGCAGCGGCAGCTTTCCTGAATCCTTCACAGGCGCAGGTTGACCTTAACAAAGCGGATTCCCGCCGCGCCGCCGCAGGTATCATTCTTGAGCAACCCGTTAATGATCCCAGAATACAAAACAGGCAGCACGAGATGGTATCGTCCATTGCGGCCTCTGCAGATGGTAAACAACTATTTCTGGTATGGTATACCGGCGGAAAAGGGGAGGGGCCTGGCAATTATGTAACGCTTGCTGTAAGTGTGGATCAGGGCAAAACCTGGAAAAACGATCAGCTTGTTATTTTCCCAAAAGAACCCACAACAAGATTTTTCGATCCCGTCCTCTGGCGTGATAAAAATGGGACGGTATGGCTGTTTTATGCCGTTTCCATGGATAACAAGCATTGGGACCTAAAAGAAGGGGTGAATGCAATACCCATTTCCTGGAGCGGTTCCAAAGTGGTTTATGAACAGCCAAAGCTAATTTCATATGGGGTCATGATGAATAAGCCGGTGTACATTCCTCAAAAGAACTTTGCACTTTTCCCGGTTTCGGTATGGCAGTTGGGTACTGATCATTCAAAAGAGCCGGGATACATCCAGGACGGAACCTTTATTCATAGCTTCGATTTTAAAAAGAAAAATGCCAGAATTAATACCTTGTCTGCCCATGGATCGGTGCCAGTTCTGCCCGATAGTATGCGTACATTTGACGAACATCAGGTGGTGCAGACAGGAAATGACGGCAATCTGCTGTGCCTGGTCAGGACAAAAAAAAGGATCTATTTTTCAAAAAGTGCTGACTACGGTAAAAGCTGGTCTAAGCTTGAGCTTTTCAAAGCAACTGGTCCAACTACCTCGAGCCGGTTTTACATCGGGAAACTTCGGTCGGGAAATCTGCTGCTGATACTTAATAATAGTACCTCCAGAAACAATATGACCGCCTTTATATCAAAGGACGGTGGCAAAACCTGGCCTGAAAAGCTACTGCTCGACAGCCGTGATAAGGTCTCCTATCCTGATGCTGACCAAACCGAAGATGGTGTGATTCATGTAACTTTTGACAGGGACAGGTCTGGTGCGAAGGATATTTTGTATTGCAATTTCACCGAACAGGATGTGGCGGCAGGTAATACCAGCGGAGTTTTTATTACACGGGTAAATCCATAA
- a CDS encoding 2-dehydro-3-deoxygalactonokinase, translated as MMSNYLLCCDWGTTSFRLRLTDMTNREIIGEITAGQGIAATSLEWSLVSAGGSVTRENFYRKELSRQITNLSVNLALDLDGIPIAMSGMGSSSLGMVELPYAFLPFSLAGQQAVVSIVEAADWFLHDIFLISGITNGLDVMRGEETQLLGVWELMETVRQAAGETIFIFPGTHSKHIYVQAGQVTGFKTYMTGEIFSLMVSTSILRESVEFPSAHAADMKAFAEGVKYAGAENLLHTLFSVRGNQLFERRNKRENFYYLSGLIIGAELKELVSEIRQIVLCCDEKLYEFYKSALKELSIPAVLADPSMMDRAVVAGQIKIFQNQICGILPDQV; from the coding sequence ATGATGAGCAACTACCTGTTATGCTGTGATTGGGGAACAACCTCTTTCAGGCTGCGACTCACCGACATGACCAACCGGGAGATTATCGGGGAAATCACAGCCGGGCAGGGCATTGCAGCTACATCCTTGGAATGGAGCCTGGTTTCGGCCGGAGGATCTGTAACGCGTGAAAATTTTTACAGAAAAGAGTTATCGCGCCAGATCACAAATTTGTCGGTCAACCTCGCTTTGGATCTGGACGGTATCCCCATTGCCATGTCGGGAATGGGGTCCTCTTCTCTCGGGATGGTGGAACTACCCTATGCTTTTTTGCCATTTTCCCTGGCCGGCCAACAGGCAGTTGTCAGTATTGTGGAAGCAGCAGACTGGTTTCTGCACGATATTTTCCTTATTTCGGGGATTACAAATGGGCTTGACGTCATGAGGGGAGAAGAAACGCAGCTGCTTGGTGTGTGGGAGTTGATGGAAACAGTAAGGCAGGCCGCCGGAGAAACAATTTTTATATTCCCTGGTACCCATTCCAAGCACATTTATGTACAAGCTGGCCAGGTTACCGGTTTTAAAACGTACATGACGGGGGAGATATTCTCACTTATGGTCAGCACGAGTATTCTCAGGGAGTCCGTTGAATTCCCGTCTGCTCATGCAGCTGATATGAAGGCTTTCGCAGAAGGAGTGAAATATGCAGGTGCTGAAAACCTGCTGCACACTTTGTTTTCGGTGAGGGGCAACCAGCTTTTTGAAAGGAGAAACAAACGTGAAAATTTCTACTATCTGAGCGGATTGATCATTGGTGCGGAATTGAAGGAGCTGGTATCCGAGATTCGCCAGATTGTATTATGTTGTGACGAAAAACTTTACGAATTTTATAAATCGGCACTGAAAGAATTGAGCATCCCGGCCGTGCTGGCGGATCCATCCATGATGGATAGGGCCGTTGTCGCCGGGCAGATCAAAATTTTCCAGAACCAGATTTGCGGGATACTACCTGATCAAGTTTGA
- a CDS encoding 3-keto-disaccharide hydrolase yields the protein MNRRILNSLIFLSVAALVLSFAARPSDPFAADRPTEIAKKGKWVSLFDGKSFDGWHSYLKKEVLPQWKIEDGAIMLSEKGGGDLLTNKAYENFELELEWKISEGGNSGIVYHVREDPAFKSADVTGLEMQVLDNERHPNAKQGADRTAGSLFDMVAPSDSTACKPAGEWNKARLVVNNSKAEHFLNNKKIVQYQIGGAEWDRLISQSKFKDWKYLGKFKTGHIALQDHGNKVWYRNVKIREL from the coding sequence ATGAATCGTCGTATTTTAAATTCTCTGATATTCCTTTCTGTAGCTGCTCTTGTTCTGAGTTTTGCTGCCAGGCCATCGGACCCGTTTGCGGCTGACCGGCCCACGGAAATAGCAAAAAAAGGAAAATGGGTTAGCTTATTTGATGGTAAATCATTTGACGGGTGGCACTCTTATCTTAAAAAAGAGGTACTCCCGCAATGGAAAATAGAGGATGGGGCTATCATGCTCTCTGAAAAAGGCGGGGGAGATTTGCTCACCAACAAAGCGTATGAGAATTTTGAACTGGAACTGGAATGGAAAATTTCGGAAGGCGGCAACAGCGGTATTGTTTATCATGTCAGGGAAGATCCGGCCTTCAAGTCTGCCGATGTTACCGGTCTGGAAATGCAGGTACTCGATAATGAACGTCACCCCAATGCCAAACAGGGGGCAGACCGTACAGCGGGCTCCTTGTTTGATATGGTTGCTCCGTCGGATTCAACTGCTTGCAAACCAGCAGGCGAATGGAATAAAGCCCGGCTGGTTGTGAACAACAGCAAAGCCGAACATTTCCTGAATAACAAAAAGATCGTACAGTATCAGATCGGCGGCGCTGAATGGGATCGGTTAATAAGTCAAAGCAAATTCAAGGATTGGAAATATCTGGGCAAATTCAAAACCGGGCATATTGCCTTGCAGGACCATGGAAATAAGGTATGGTATCGGAATGTGAAAATCCGCGAATTGTAA